A single Henriciella sp. AS95 DNA region contains:
- a CDS encoding LytTR family DNA-binding domain-containing protein: MRIAIDWKKRGREFLILTGVALFLAFLRPYGATDDAPFPVVFVFWWLLILVGSVIGETTVWALYKLRPDSPDWLMIIIVSAVTALGVTMFMFLMQAVSFGYISVGPQPVWILYFYVLVISVAMTLLGFVLGKAFNMAGPDFVHQADDREAIETFLERLPVKYRTAELYAVSSEDHYCRVHTSLGSELILMRLADADRELASVDGLRVHRSWWVSRKGIADSARESGKIVLKLKSGDEVPVSRSYQSAVKDAGLIH; encoded by the coding sequence TTGCGTATCGCGATTGACTGGAAGAAACGGGGCCGGGAATTTCTCATCCTGACCGGCGTTGCGCTGTTTCTGGCTTTCCTGCGCCCCTATGGCGCCACGGATGACGCCCCTTTCCCGGTGGTTTTCGTATTCTGGTGGCTCCTGATCCTTGTTGGCAGCGTCATCGGCGAAACCACTGTCTGGGCGCTCTACAAGCTCCGCCCGGATAGCCCTGACTGGCTGATGATCATCATTGTTTCAGCCGTGACCGCCCTGGGCGTGACGATGTTCATGTTTCTGATGCAGGCCGTGTCGTTCGGCTATATCAGCGTCGGCCCACAACCGGTCTGGATTCTCTACTTCTACGTTCTCGTGATTTCGGTTGCGATGACGCTGCTCGGCTTTGTCCTGGGCAAGGCATTCAACATGGCGGGGCCGGATTTCGTCCATCAGGCCGATGACCGGGAGGCCATCGAGACCTTCCTTGAGCGCCTGCCCGTCAAATACCGCACCGCCGAGCTCTATGCGGTCTCATCCGAGGATCATTATTGCCGCGTCCATACCAGCCTTGGCAGCGAGCTGATCCTGATGCGGCTGGCCGATGCCGACCGGGAGCTTGCCAGCGTCGATGGCCTGCGGGTTCACCGCTCCTGGTGGGTGTCCCGGAAAGGGATTGCCGACAGTGCCCGCGAGAGCGGAAAAATCGTCCTGAAACTGAAGTCCGGCGACGAAGTTCCGGTCTCCCGCTCCTATCAGAGCGCCGTAAAAGACGCCGGTCTAATCCACTAA
- a CDS encoding DUF2141 domain-containing protein, which produces MTKTSILIAASICAAALGPVALAAPLTVTLTDIESQTGVISIGVFDEEGYKSGKAVTGANVAADGASVSVTIEGLEPGEYGLKLYHDVNDDGEMNTNPFGMPIEPFAFSNNAKGQFGPAKWDAARFEVSEEGAEQTIVIN; this is translated from the coding sequence ATGACCAAGACGTCCATCCTGATCGCCGCTTCCATCTGCGCCGCAGCGCTCGGCCCGGTTGCCCTTGCCGCACCCCTGACCGTGACGCTGACCGATATCGAGTCCCAGACGGGGGTGATCAGCATCGGTGTGTTTGATGAAGAGGGCTACAAGAGCGGCAAAGCCGTGACCGGCGCGAACGTCGCCGCTGATGGCGCGTCGGTCAGCGTGACGATCGAAGGGCTCGAGCCGGGGGAATACGGCCTGAAGCTCTACCATGATGTGAATGATGACGGCGAAATGAACACCAATCCGTTCGGCATGCCGATCGAGCCATTCGCTTTCTCCAACAATGCCAAGGGCCAGTTCGGGCCGGCAAAATGGGACGCGGCCCGTTTCGAGGTGTCCGAAGAGGGCGCCGAACAGACCATCGTCATCAACTAG
- a CDS encoding carotenoid oxygenase family protein: MTQLSRRHFLTVGAAGTAFAGLGLSPAFADMPDMPGWHLGYHTAPAGGFDPAPMRLVYGRAPAGLEGTLYRNGPAQFLYGEDDYASHWFDGDGMVQRIEISDGRAVHSGRFVDTVKRRIEQAEGRFMAPGFGTMGDPDYPVMGPDDVNAANTSVIVIDGELHALWEAGSAIAMDAKTLETKGPKTWRDDLAGMPFLAHPKTEPDGTVWNLAMNGPNVGVYQIAASGALTSFGVLNIGKAAYIHDWAMTERHLIIMVQPWINEALRPPVVEGFEWRPEEGFQFLIVDKDDFSNRRWVQGPARAFYHTGAAWAESDGTIRLDAALYRNPVLGPGGGVDEIRGKMPAREDRFVSDLTQIVLPVSGDAKLMETGLDGEFPQVDPRRHGLPRRLTALVAGQAETHPGATALSVHDWDSGRTDTFDFGPSRMVEEFLFVAKPGSQAEADSWLVGPVLNLKTGTSDICVFDAAHLSDGPVCIWRGERAWPLGFHGTWA; this comes from the coding sequence ATGACCCAACTTTCCCGACGCCATTTTCTGACTGTGGGGGCCGCTGGTACCGCTTTCGCCGGACTGGGCCTCTCGCCAGCCTTTGCAGATATGCCGGATATGCCCGGCTGGCATCTCGGCTATCACACAGCGCCTGCAGGCGGGTTTGACCCGGCGCCGATGCGGCTGGTCTATGGCCGTGCACCGGCCGGCCTTGAGGGCACGCTTTATCGCAATGGTCCGGCGCAGTTTCTCTATGGCGAAGACGACTATGCCAGCCACTGGTTCGATGGGGACGGCATGGTCCAGCGCATCGAGATTTCCGACGGCCGCGCGGTTCATTCGGGACGCTTTGTCGACACGGTGAAACGACGGATCGAGCAGGCCGAAGGCCGCTTCATGGCGCCCGGTTTCGGCACGATGGGGGACCCGGACTATCCCGTGATGGGCCCCGACGATGTGAATGCCGCCAATACGTCTGTGATCGTGATCGATGGCGAGCTGCATGCCCTGTGGGAGGCTGGGTCGGCCATTGCGATGGACGCGAAGACGCTGGAAACAAAAGGGCCGAAGACATGGCGCGATGACCTCGCCGGGATGCCGTTCCTGGCTCACCCGAAGACCGAGCCTGATGGCACGGTGTGGAATCTTGCCATGAACGGGCCGAATGTCGGGGTTTACCAGATCGCCGCCAGCGGCGCGCTGACGTCTTTCGGCGTGCTCAATATCGGCAAGGCCGCCTACATCCATGACTGGGCGATGACCGAGCGCCATCTCATCATCATGGTCCAGCCCTGGATCAATGAGGCGCTGCGCCCGCCGGTTGTCGAGGGATTTGAGTGGCGGCCCGAAGAGGGCTTCCAGTTCCTCATCGTCGACAAGGATGACTTTTCAAACCGGCGCTGGGTGCAGGGGCCTGCGCGCGCTTTCTATCATACCGGCGCGGCCTGGGCGGAAAGTGACGGCACGATCCGTCTTGATGCGGCGCTTTATCGTAACCCTGTTCTGGGGCCGGGCGGCGGCGTGGACGAAATCCGCGGCAAGATGCCGGCGCGCGAGGACCGCTTTGTCAGCGACCTGACCCAGATCGTCCTGCCCGTGAGCGGCGACGCCAAGCTGATGGAAACGGGTCTCGACGGTGAGTTCCCGCAAGTCGATCCGCGTCGCCACGGTCTGCCCCGGCGCCTGACGGCGCTTGTCGCGGGCCAGGCCGAGACCCATCCGGGCGCGACAGCCCTCTCGGTTCACGACTGGGATAGCGGGCGCACCGACACGTTCGATTTCGGCCCGTCACGCATGGTCGAGGAATTCCTGTTCGTGGCGAAACCCGGCTCGCAGGCCGAGGCAGATAGCTGGCTGGTGGGACCGGTTCTGAACCTGAAGACCGGCACAAGCGACATCTGCGTTTTCGATGCGGCTCACCTGTCCGACGGGCCGGTCTGCATCTGGCGCGGCGAGCGGGCCTGGCCGCTCGGTTTCCACGGCACCTGGGCTTGA
- a CDS encoding alkaline phosphatase D family protein produces the protein MKVQALVAVGALSLASCATQDGGSVFPNLFEPAPTSAVEALNRYYEDFPESQLPKAPEGLPLPASDAVISRVLVASCNDEELESPTLARLAEEDADLFLMIGDNVYGDRDGRNYAINDVELTELRESFSDLKDRPEFQAVRAKFPMMVAWDDHDMGQNDGGKDFPFKALAERVHETFWGLTDEDVGQWPGTYYARAFGPEGKRVQVIVLDTRFFRSELTPTDEYGAVGKERYMPPPAGAYQDMLGSAQWTWLQNQLQAPADIRLVVSSIQVMPTTHGWEAWSTMPEERQRLFDMIKKTGADGVVFLSGDRHTGFIYEERGVLPYAANELTASSLNVSFATETSERDTRQIGAGFPPENYGAVEIDWDAKKISLVLKDTNGQTARRNDIAFSEIGVD, from the coding sequence ATGAAGGTTCAGGCATTGGTGGCGGTTGGGGCGCTTTCGCTCGCATCCTGTGCAACGCAGGACGGCGGGTCCGTTTTCCCCAACCTCTTCGAGCCCGCCCCGACCTCAGCGGTCGAAGCCCTGAACCGGTATTATGAGGATTTCCCTGAAAGCCAGCTTCCCAAAGCGCCGGAAGGCCTTCCGCTTCCGGCATCCGACGCCGTTATCAGCCGGGTTCTCGTCGCCTCCTGCAATGATGAAGAGCTGGAAAGCCCGACCCTTGCGCGCCTCGCCGAGGAAGACGCAGACCTCTTCCTGATGATTGGCGACAATGTCTATGGCGACCGCGACGGGCGCAACTATGCCATCAATGATGTCGAGCTGACCGAGCTGCGCGAGAGCTTCTCTGATCTCAAAGACCGTCCGGAATTTCAGGCGGTGCGCGCCAAATTCCCGATGATGGTCGCATGGGACGATCATGACATGGGCCAGAATGATGGCGGCAAGGATTTTCCCTTCAAGGCACTGGCCGAGCGCGTCCACGAAACCTTCTGGGGGCTGACCGATGAAGATGTCGGCCAGTGGCCCGGTACCTATTATGCCCGCGCTTTCGGGCCTGAGGGCAAGCGCGTTCAAGTCATCGTGCTCGACACGCGGTTCTTCCGCTCGGAACTGACGCCGACGGATGAGTATGGCGCGGTTGGCAAGGAACGTTACATGCCGCCGCCCGCCGGCGCGTATCAGGACATGCTCGGCTCTGCGCAGTGGACCTGGTTGCAGAACCAGCTGCAGGCGCCAGCGGACATCCGGCTCGTCGTTTCCTCGATCCAGGTGATGCCGACGACGCATGGCTGGGAAGCCTGGTCGACCATGCCGGAAGAACGCCAGCGCCTCTTCGACATGATTAAGAAAACCGGGGCAGACGGCGTGGTTTTCCTCTCCGGTGACCGCCATACCGGCTTTATCTATGAAGAGCGCGGCGTCCTGCCTTATGCCGCCAATGAACTGACGGCCTCGTCGCTCAATGTGTCCTTTGCGACCGAGACCTCAGAGCGCGATACCCGCCAGATCGGCGCAGGCTTCCCGCCGGAGAACTATGGCGCGGTTGAAATCGACTGGGATGCGAAGAAAATTTCACTTGTCCTGAAGGACACGAATGGCCAGACCGCACGGCGCAATGATATTGCCTTTTCGGAAATTGGAGTCGATTAA
- a CDS encoding DUF2306 domain-containing protein produces the protein MSSSDYTPAPVKLGRPRLWKMPKYGWTVGLSLLIYTVLTAMILRSAGAMPRFRFDPAPIIESGIAIQVHVTAALVTLAIGVFLLVAPKGFRMHRTFGWAWVMSMGVTAASSFFIMTIFQNFVSPIHALSAWTLLGLPFGIAAVKRREIAKHRKTMTDMFVGGMVVAGMFSLLPGRMLWDVFFAM, from the coding sequence ATGAGTTCTTCAGATTACACACCGGCGCCCGTGAAACTCGGTCGTCCGCGCCTATGGAAAATGCCAAAATATGGCTGGACGGTGGGCCTGTCGCTGCTGATCTATACGGTGCTGACGGCGATGATCCTGAGATCGGCGGGCGCGATGCCGCGCTTCCGGTTCGATCCGGCGCCCATCATAGAGTCCGGCATCGCGATACAGGTTCATGTGACCGCTGCGCTGGTAACGCTCGCCATTGGTGTCTTCCTCTTGGTGGCGCCGAAGGGCTTCCGGATGCATCGCACATTCGGATGGGCCTGGGTGATGTCGATGGGCGTCACAGCTGCGTCCAGCTTCTTCATCATGACGATCTTCCAGAATTTTGTGAGCCCGATCCATGCGCTGTCGGCGTGGACACTGCTCGGCTTGCCATTCGGGATCGCGGCGGTGAAGCGCCGCGAGATCGCCAAGCATCGTAAGACCATGACGGACATGTTCGTAGGCGGGATGGTGGTGGCTGGAATGTTCTCGCTGCTGCCCGGGCGGATGCTCTGGGACGTTTTCTTTGCGATGTGA
- the folK gene encoding 2-amino-4-hydroxy-6-hydroxymethyldihydropteridine diphosphokinase, whose product MTRVALALGANLGDAAGNVSLALLKLDDADGLTLIKSSRLYRTPPWGVEDQPDFINACALFETQLSPEALLALCKGLETEMGRVPGERWGPRLMDIDLLWMEGETRASEGLTLPHPRMTERAFVLVPLGEIAPDLVIDGTSVAGHVGALSDDDRCSAVPLV is encoded by the coding sequence ATGACTAGGGTCGCCCTGGCGCTCGGGGCCAATCTTGGCGATGCGGCGGGCAATGTCTCGCTCGCTTTGCTGAAGCTGGACGATGCCGATGGGCTGACGCTGATCAAGAGTTCGCGGCTTTATCGGACACCGCCCTGGGGTGTTGAGGACCAGCCGGATTTCATCAATGCGTGTGCGCTTTTTGAAACTCAACTGTCGCCGGAAGCGCTTCTGGCGCTCTGCAAGGGGCTGGAAACGGAGATGGGCCGTGTGCCGGGTGAGCGCTGGGGGCCGCGGCTGATGGATATCGATCTGTTATGGATGGAAGGCGAAACGCGGGCGAGCGAAGGGCTGACCCTGCCGCATCCAAGGATGACGGAGCGGGCCTTCGTGCTGGTGCCGCTGGGGGAGATTGCGCCGGATCTCGTGATCGACGGGACGTCGGTGGCCGGGCATGTTGGCGCGCTTTCGGATGATGACCGGTGTTCTGCTGTGCCGCTGGTGTAG
- the folB gene encoding dihydroneopterin aldolase has translation MQRTERVFVENLAIHGFHGLIPAEKTLGQKFFADIECLVVRKEAPSDTMTDAVDYGKLCDLAHEISASGPFNLIETLAERIGQGVMSAFPLVASVRVRIRKPNAPIRHFIDHVGVEIELARND, from the coding sequence ATGCAGCGGACTGAGCGCGTCTTTGTCGAAAACCTCGCCATTCACGGCTTTCATGGGCTGATCCCGGCGGAAAAGACGCTCGGGCAGAAATTCTTTGCCGATATCGAGTGTCTGGTCGTGCGCAAGGAGGCACCCTCCGACACGATGACGGATGCGGTCGACTATGGGAAACTCTGTGATCTGGCGCATGAGATTTCAGCAAGCGGCCCGTTCAATCTCATCGAGACGCTGGCCGAGCGGATCGGGCAAGGTGTGATGAGCGCGTTTCCGCTGGTCGCGTCCGTGCGGGTGCGGATCCGCAAGCCGAATGCGCCGATCCGCCATTTCATCGATCATGTCGGGGTCGAGATCGAGCTTGCCCGGAATGACTAG